The Rickettsiales bacterium genome segment CTTAGAAAGTCAAGCGCAATACGGCGCTTTCGGCACAATTTCCGATTGTTTTGTTAATATCTCTTAATGATTTTTTTATACAGAATCCATATATCCTTATAGCATTATTACAAAACGGCACAGGCAATGACCAATTCTGCTCCAAAACAGGCTATGATACTCGCAGCGGGACTCGGAACGCGTATGCGGCCGCTGACCGATAGCTTGCCCAAACCCTTGGTGGAAGTGGCCGGAAAGCCTTTGATTGACTATGCGATTGAAGGACTTGAGCGCGAGGGGATAGAGAAGATCGTCGTCAATGTCTCGTACATGGCGGATAAGATCGTGCAGTATCTGAAAGGCAGATACTCGGCGGAACTGCTGTTTTCCTATGAGGACGCGCCGCTGGAAACCGGTGGAGGCATCGCCAAGGCGCTGCATTTCTTTGATGATAAGCCGTTCTTTACCGTCAATAGCGATGTGATCTGGATCGACCAAGGCGCTTCCGCCATCCAGCGCATGAGTGAGATGTGGGATAATTCGCTGGATGCATTACTGCTGCTGCATCCGACGAAAGACGCGCCCGGCTATGAGGGCAAAGGGGATTTCTTTGCGGACGGGCAGGGTAATCTCACGCGCCGCACGCCGGAGGGAGAGGCTCCTTATATTTACACCGGCATCCAGCTTCTGCATCCGCGCATGTTCGTGGGCTGCCCGGAAGGCAAGTTTTCCATCAACCTGCTTTATAATCAGGCAATGCAGTCTGTGCCGCCGCGCATCAGGGGTCTGGTCCATAACGGGGCGCTGCTGAATGTGGGCGATCCGGAGGGCAAAAGGCTGGCGGACGAATATATGTATAAGAATCGTTAATATAGATAGACAGCGGGATGGCAACTTGCTAGAAACCGTTTTCAATGGATACCGCCCTAACGCATAAACCCACGCTGAACCGCCTGCACGCGCTCGTGCGCGAAGACCTTGCACGCGTCAATGCCATCATTACGAGTAATTTGGGGGAAGATGTTCCGCTGATTCCGGCGGTTGCCCAGCATATTATCGCTTCCGGCGGCAAGCGCCTGCGCCCGTCGCTCACGCTGCTTTCGGCCCGCCTCTGCGGCTATCGCAGCGGAGAACGCCATTCCCAGCTGGCAGCCAGCATCGAACTCATTCACACGGCCACCCTGCTGCATGACGATGTGGTGGATGAAAGCAAAATGCGCCGCGGCAAAGCCACCGCCAATGAACTCTGGGGCAATAAGGCGAGCGTTCTGGTGGGGGATTTCCTGCTTAGCCGCGCGTTCCAGCTCATGGTGGCGGACGGCTCGCTCAAGGCGCTCAAGATTCTTTCCGACGCTTCGGCGATCATTTCCCGCGGGGAAGTTATGCAGCTGACGACCGC includes the following:
- a CDS encoding nucleotidyltransferase family protein — protein: MTNSAPKQAMILAAGLGTRMRPLTDSLPKPLVEVAGKPLIDYAIEGLEREGIEKIVVNVSYMADKIVQYLKGRYSAELLFSYEDAPLETGGGIAKALHFFDDKPFFTVNSDVIWIDQGASAIQRMSEMWDNSLDALLLLHPTKDAPGYEGKGDFFADGQGNLTRRTPEGEAPYIYTGIQLLHPRMFVGCPEGKFSINLLYNQAMQSVPPRIRGLVHNGALLNVGDPEGKRLADEYMYKNR